A window of the Gossypium hirsutum isolate 1008001.06 chromosome A03, Gossypium_hirsutum_v2.1, whole genome shotgun sequence genome harbors these coding sequences:
- the LOC107927852 gene encoding putative pectinesterase 11 isoform X2, translated as MVSTIFILAIAVVPFGSLRAAKVDIDMSTAILLKVDQSGDADFVKIQDAIDAVPSNNKQVYFILVKPGTYREKIVVPADKPFITLSGTKPLDTIITSSEGGEIFRSATLTVLASNFVGRYLTIQNKFGTSGKAVAVRVSGDKAAFYGCRFLSYQDTLLDDADVPFAFPFERKWIHHGPKEDVTVGEHWFHFLGLKGKRHWCCFPR; from the exons atggtgtcaacaatattCATTTTAGCAATCGCAGTAGTCCCTTTTGGTTCTCTTAGAGCTGCAAAAGTTGACATAGATATGTCTACCGCCATTCTTTTAAAGGTTGATCAATCCGGCGATGCCGATTTCGTGAAGATTCAAGATGCTATTGATGCTGTTCCATCTAATAATAAGCAagtttatttcattttggtcaagCCAGGGACTTATAG GGAAAAGATTGTTGTGCCAGCTGATAAACCATTTATAACATTGAGTGGCACTAAACCTCTTGATACCATAATAACATCGAGTGAAGGTGGGGAGATATTTCGTTCTGCAACACTCACTGTTTTGGCTTCCAACTTCGTTGGACGCTATCTTACAATTCAG AACAAATTTGGGACGAGCGGCAAGGCTGTTGCAGTGAGGGTATCCGGCGACAAAGCTGCATTCTATGGATGTAGGTTTCTCTCATATCAAGACACTCTCCTCGACGATGCTG ATGTGCCATTTGCATTCCCTTTCGAAAGGAAATGGATCCATCACGGCCCAAAAGAGGATGTCACCGTCGGAGAACACTGGTTTCACTTTCTTGGGTTGAAAGGTAAGCGGCATTGGTGTTGCTTTCCTCGGTAG
- the LOC107927852 gene encoding putative pectinesterase 11 isoform X1: MVSTIFILAIAVVPFGSLRAAKVDIDMSTAILLKVDQSGDADFVKIQDAIDAVPSNNKQVYFILVKPGTYREKIVVPADKPFITLSGTKPLDTIITSSEGGEIFRSATLTVLASNFVGRYLTIQNKFGTSGKAVAVRVSGDKAAFYGCRFLSYQDTLLDDAGKHYFNNCYIEGATDFIFGNAASLYEMCHLHSLSKGNGSITAQKRMSPSENTGFTFLG, from the exons atggtgtcaacaatattCATTTTAGCAATCGCAGTAGTCCCTTTTGGTTCTCTTAGAGCTGCAAAAGTTGACATAGATATGTCTACCGCCATTCTTTTAAAGGTTGATCAATCCGGCGATGCCGATTTCGTGAAGATTCAAGATGCTATTGATGCTGTTCCATCTAATAATAAGCAagtttatttcattttggtcaagCCAGGGACTTATAG GGAAAAGATTGTTGTGCCAGCTGATAAACCATTTATAACATTGAGTGGCACTAAACCTCTTGATACCATAATAACATCGAGTGAAGGTGGGGAGATATTTCGTTCTGCAACACTCACTGTTTTGGCTTCCAACTTCGTTGGACGCTATCTTACAATTCAG AACAAATTTGGGACGAGCGGCAAGGCTGTTGCAGTGAGGGTATCCGGCGACAAAGCTGCATTCTATGGATGTAGGTTTCTCTCATATCAAGACACTCTCCTCGACGATGCTGGTAAGCATTATTTCAACAATTGCTACATTGAAGGTGCCACCGATTTCATATTTGGAAATGCTGCCTCCCTTTATGAA ATGTGCCATTTGCATTCCCTTTCGAAAGGAAATGGATCCATCACGGCCCAAAAGAGGATGTCACCGTCGGAGAACACTGGTTTCACTTTCTTGGGTTGA